In Leptotrichia buccalis C-1013-b, the genomic window AATGAATGACTTTGCAAACAAAAATATGGATGAAAATCAGGCTTTACAATATGCGGCTGTTAGAAATATTTTACACAGAAAAGGAAAACACTTGGAATTAATGGTAAATTATGAGCCAAGAGTTCATTATTTGGCAGAATGGTGGAAACAGCTGTTTGGAGAATCTGAAGGAAAAGACGGAAAAGGATTGTATCCAACTTCAGCAGATTTTTCGGCAGACTTACATTCATTGGGACAATATATTCAGGAAGGACAAAGATTGTTCTTTGAAACAGTAGTTTCTATTGGAAAACCTGAAGTGGAATTTGTCATTGAAAGCGACAAGGATAATCTTGACGGATTAAACTTTATTGCTGGGAAAACATTGGATTATGTAAATAAAAAAGCAACTGATGGGGTAATTTTGGCACATATTGACGGAAATGTACCTAACTTAGGTGTAAACATTCCTGAAGCTACTCCTTATCATTTAGGATATACATTCTATTTCTTTGAAAAAGCGTGCGGAGTGAGCGGATATCTTTTAGGTGTAAATCCATTTGATCAGCCTGGAGTAGAAGCATATAAGAAAAATATGTTTGCATTGTTAGGAAAACCTGGATATGAAGAAGCTGGAAAAGAATTGGAAAAAAAATTAAATGAAGTTAAATAATTTGTATAAATTGAAGAATTGATTATGAAAGAAGGTGGCTGATTTGGGATATTTTTTCAAGTCGCCATCTTTTATTGTTTTTTTTGTAAAAAAAATTATTCTACTTTTAGAGCAGCAGCTCTGGAAAGGATGTAAAATGACAAAGGAAAATTTGTGGAAAAATTATACTGATGAACAAAAGGAAGTAATTTTTGAATTTGCTGAAAAGTATAAAAAATATTTGGATTCTGCAAAAACTGAAAGAGAATTTGTGGATTTGACGGAAAAAGAGTTAAAGAAAAACGGATTTGTTGACATTAATGAAAAAAATGAATTGAAAAAGGGAGATAAAATTTATTTTAACAACAGAAATAAAAATATTATTGCAGTAATTGTTGGAAATGATATAAAAAGTGGAATTAATATGATTGTTTCTCACGTGGATTCGCCAAGACTGGATTTAAAGCCAAATCCGATAATGGAAGAAGAAGAATTTGCACTACTAAACACGCATTATTATGGTGGAATAAAAAAATATCAATGGGCTGCAACTCCGCTAGCATTACATGGTGTAGTTTTCTTAAAAAATGGAGAAAAAGTGACACTTTCGATTGGGGAAAATGATGATGAGCCTGTATTCAGCATGCCTGATATATTGCCACATTTGGCGTATAATGTACAGGATAACAGAAAAGCTAGAGATGTGATAAAAGGCGAAGAGTTAAAATTATTATTTGGAAATATGCCTTTAAATGATGAAAATGTAAATAAAAAGATAAAGCAGTTTGTGCTTGATAAATTGAAAAAAGATTACGGAATAGAAGAAGATGATTTCTTTACGGCGGAGCTGGAAGTTGTGCCTACTGGGAAATTGCGGGATGTGGGGCTTGATAAGAGCATGATAGGAGGATATGGGCAAGATGACAGAATTTGTGCATATACTTCGCTTAGAGCCTTGTTTGATGTTAAGGAAACTGAGAAAACTGTTATGGTGTATTTGACGGATAAAGAAGAAATTGGAAGTGAAGGCTCGACAAGCCTGAAATCAACATTGCCTGAATATGTTGTTGGAAAAATGCTTTCACTTACAGAAAAAAATTACAATGATCAGATATTAAGAGAAACTTTGTGGAACTCAAAAGCCTTGTCATCAGATGTTACGGCTGCATTGAATCCAGTGTTTAAATCAGTTCACGATGTGGAAAATGCGGCAAGACTATCTTATGGGCTGGCATTCGCAAAATATACGGGAAGCCGCGGGAAAGTTATGGCAAATGATGCCGATGCAGAGTTTATTCAGGAAATAAGACAAATATTTGATAAGAATGATATTAAATACCAATCTGGAGGATTTGGAAAGGTAGATGAAGGTGGAGGCGGTACTGTTGCTAAGTTCTTGGCTTATTATGGAATCAGAACGATAGATGCAGGGCCTTCACTTTTATCAATGCACTCTTTGTTTGAGATTTCATCAAAAG contains:
- a CDS encoding aminopeptidase; amino-acid sequence: MTKENLWKNYTDEQKEVIFEFAEKYKKYLDSAKTEREFVDLTEKELKKNGFVDINEKNELKKGDKIYFNNRNKNIIAVIVGNDIKSGINMIVSHVDSPRLDLKPNPIMEEEEFALLNTHYYGGIKKYQWAATPLALHGVVFLKNGEKVTLSIGENDDEPVFSMPDILPHLAYNVQDNRKARDVIKGEELKLLFGNMPLNDENVNKKIKQFVLDKLKKDYGIEEDDFFTAELEVVPTGKLRDVGLDKSMIGGYGQDDRICAYTSLRALFDVKETEKTVMVYLTDKEEIGSEGSTSLKSTLPEYVVGKMLSLTEKNYNDQILRETLWNSKALSSDVTAALNPVFKSVHDVENAARLSYGLAFAKYTGSRGKVMANDADAEFIQEIRQIFDKNDIKYQSGGFGKVDEGGGGTVAKFLAYYGIRTIDAGPSLLSMHSLFEISSKADLYETYRAYKVFFELK